One Oryza glaberrima chromosome 11, OglaRS2, whole genome shotgun sequence genomic region harbors:
- the LOC127755804 gene encoding uncharacterized protein LOC127755804, translating to MGRRKNKRRIPRHGAAASAPAPSNADWEDATAAFREEAEAALRSLSIGADDGAAAEHLAARHGGSPLAHHVVGHARAALARAGDAVAPLRRAAGLAPGCPEIAAALAAALLYARRPGEALAECARALAVGAPTDPALHAVSGRGLMAATPQRRVAVVRERLRGVRADAETLTGVSHRATVPPPPSRSRRSALPDTDDEVWSFLTVRVEDLTAHCAKIGSSAGALAVADAVEFVKATNAWVYWLCPVCDEVFLDSNSFQSHVESEYIHQLQQWLPLTQPSTTMKPTSKDSSWWKPIGAQEEEEEIARIREAFSIVNGSEVSYLGCVAFSFLDGPEIPSIDPMSFSSLDEPEVSSVEPVSNEVKFKKGRRRRLKKWDAWLDHCREIERDRPSWEELLLPLCKEMPELWEHLESCVETEGNEDSFPLISLVQGSSVLFLDSQKIAPINMDGSFNVDALFNWLLRGSSPQKPAPSWTSIRKRCVHDGNEVLKKIGEISDLLQEQFGLKDHSEGTMHGDFFTTKVNSIDVEISHMFAEVSFLRKKLVKVCTFDYRIVILPFIKDYLWAKLNNGSPGKELHDMDDIYEEYVVQEKSQGTDSDLDHQISRTEEFENSSLSFSDSSDLSTLETESTSFNSGIGTVHQITTDELSLNVTLRALWHLRRIHIFRQIPHTLHHLSVRDHCVVCLLCEIFYAWDHNENHTAAILLGNARTAFSDILNDRNFEYKENKNIASEIISIIIEILHMSQKHYSFETFEPVEISPSRCFGYCIPHQVLGTYFKQKKCNCVNKPGGENDFIAIFHTVDVGAVQKTEMKSFGDILKAAELDVESCRCGNKTEGSLLFPPHIFTIVFSWPTEKENYVDMSEVLINIAAPLDIIHTVYEVDIKRMYSLITVVCCVDDEHVCFARGEGKWIIYESQTVEFVDCWESLLQRYRGRILRPQILFFEML from the exons ATGGGACGCCGGAAGAACAAGCGAAGGATTCCCCGGCACGgggccgccgcctcggcgccggcgccgagcaaCGCGGACTGGGAGGACGCGACTGCCGCCTTccgcgaggaggcggaggccgcccTGCGCTCCCTGTCCatcggcgccgacgacggcgccgcggcagagcacctcgccgcgcgccacggGGGCTCCCCACTCGCGCACCACGTCGTCGgccacgcgcgcgccgcgctcgcACGGGCAGGGGACGCGGtcgcgccgctccgccgcgcggcGGGGCTCGCGCCGGGGTGCCCCgagatcgccgccgccctcgccgccgcgctcctctaCGCGCGCCGGCCCGGGGAGGCCCTCGCGgagtgcgcgcgcgcgctcgccgtgGGCGCCCCCACCGACCCGGCCCTCCACGCCGTGTCCGGCCGCGGCCTCATGGCCGCGACCCCgcagcgccgcgtcgccgtcgtgcgggAGCGGCTCCGCGGCGTGCGCGCCGACGCGGAGACCCTAACGGGGGTCTCCCACCGCGCcaccgtcccgccgccgccgtcccgctcGCGCCGGAGCGCGTTGCCCGACACCGACGACGAGGTCTGGAGCTTCCTCACGGTGAGAGTGGAGGACTTGACGGCGCACTGCGCCAAGATTGGGAGCTCCGCCGgtgcgctcgccgtcgccgacgccgtggaGTTTGTGAAGGCCACCAACGCGTGGGTGTACTGGCTGTGCCCCGTCTGCGACGAGGTTTTCTTGGATTCCAACTCGTTCCAATCACACGTCGAGAGCGAGTACATTCACCAGCTCCAGCAATGGCTGCCATTGACGCAGCCATCGACCACCATGAAACCAACCTCCAAGGATTCTTCATGGTGGAAGCCAATTGGagcacaagaagaagaagaagaaatagcCAGGATAAGGGAGGCATTTTCGATTGTTAATGGATCTGAAGTCTCCTATCTTGGCTGTGTGGCATTTTCGTTTCTTGATGGACCTGAAATCCCCTCCATTGATCCTATGTCATTTTCATCTCTTGATGAACCTGAGGTCTCCTCTGTTGAACCTGTGAGCAACGAGGTCAAGTTTAAGAAAGGCAGGCGCCGCAGGCTCAAGAAGTGGGACGCCTGGTTGGATCATTGCCGGGAGATTGAGAGAGACCGCCCATCGTGGGAGGAGCTTCTTCTACCTCTTTGCAAAGAAATGCCTGAATTGTGGGAACATCTGGAAAGTTGTGTTGAAACAGAAGGGAATGAGGATAGTTTTCCATTAATTTCTCTTGTTCAAGGCAGTAGTGTTTTATTTCTTGATAGCCAGAAGATCGCTCCAATAAACATGGATGGTTCTTTTAATGTGGATGCACTGTTTAATTGGCTGCTCCGTGGAAGTTCGCCGCAAAAGCCAGCGCCGTCATGGACCAGCATAAGGAAGAGGTGTGTTCATGATGGAAATGAAGTCCTTAAAAAAATTGGTGAGATATCAGATTTATTGCAGGAGCAATTTGGTCTGAAAGACCATTCAGAAGGAACAATGCATGGTGATTTCTTCACTACGAAG GTCAATTCAATTGATGTTGAGATCTCGCATATGTTTGCTGAAGTTAGCTTTTTACGGAAAAAACTTGTGAAAGTCTGTACATTTGATTACAGAATAGTTATTTTGCCTTTTATAAAGGACTATCTATGG GCTAAGCTGAATAATGGCTCTCCTGGAAAAGAGTTGCATGATATGGATGATATATATGAGGAATATGTTGTCCAAGAGAAGAGTCAAGGCACTGATTCAGATTTGGATCATCAGATTAGCAGGACAGAGGAATTTGAAAATTCCTCGCTGTCATTTTCAG ATAGCTCAGACCTTTCTACCTTGGAAACTGAAAGCACTTCATTCAACAGTGGGATTGGTACCGTACATCAAATTACTACTGATGAACTGTCCCTGAATGTGACTCTCCGG GCATTGTGGCATTTGAGACGAATCCACATCTTCCGGCAGATACCACATACTCTTCATCATTTATCAGTCAGAGACCACTGCGTTGTGTGTTTATTATGCGAAATATTCTATGCTTGGGATCACAATGAAAACCACACAGCAGCCATCCTTTTGGGTAATGCGAGAACTGCTTTTAGTGACATTTTAAATGATAGAAACTTTGAGTACAAG GAAAATAAGAACATTGCATCTGAAATTATATCAATAATCATTGAGATACTACACATGTCGCAAAAGCATTATTCTTTTGAAACTTTCGAGCCCGTTGAAATAAGCCCATCAAGATGTTTTGGTTATTGCATACCACATCAAGTCCTTGGTACGTACttcaaacaaaagaaatgcAACTGCGTGAACAAACCAGGTGGAGAAAATGATTTCATTGCCATTTTTCACACTGTTGATGTGGGTGCAGTTCAAAAAACTGAG ATGAAGTCTTTTGGTGATATCCTGAAAGCTGCAGAACTTGATGTGGAGAGCTGCCGATGTGGAAACAAGACTGAGGGTTCTCTTTTATTTCCACCTCATATTTTCACTATTG TTTTTAGCTGGCCAACTGAGAAGGAAAACTACGTGGACATGTCTGAAGTACTGATAAACATTGCAGCTCCATTAGATATTATACATACTGTTTACGAAGTGGATATCAAAAGGATGTACAGTTTGATTACAGTG GTATGTTGTGTCGATGACGAACATGTCTGCTTTGCTCGTGGAGAGGGAAAATGGATCATATACGAAAGCCAGACAGTCGAG TTTGTGGATTGTTGGGAAAGTTTGCTCCAACGTTATCGCGGAAGAATCCTCCGGCCCCAAATCCTTTTCTTCGAGATGTTGTGA